GTTGAAACTGCCGGTCCGCTTCGCCCAGCGACAGACAATAGTTCCAGGCTTCCGGCTGCTCCGGCGTCGCATGCACCAGGAACATGTCGCCGTGAGTATCCTTCAGCTTGAAGGACGATAACACCCCGACCGACTCGCTGTCCAACACTGATGCCGTAAAGGTGATCGCCGATCGCGCGTAGGCATTGAAATCGCTGGTATCCAGCAATCCTAACGCGCTGTAGTCGTGGTTGCCCATGATCTTTACGCGGCACTCCGCCTTGATCAGCCGCAATACCTCGTTGGGGTTGGCGCCATAACCGACCGCATCGCCGAGAAAAAAAATCTCGTCGGCCCGGCTCTGTTTGTGAATATCTTCCAGGACTGCCGTGAGCGCTTCCAAATTGCCGTGCACGTCCGAAATCAGCGCTACCTTCATCGTTGTCAGCCTTCGATAAACCGAAACACGGACTTTCCGACTTCGACTATGTCCCCGTTCTTCAAGGTCGCCGTATTGATGGCCTCGCCGTTCACCTTGGTCTTGCCGCCATGACCGACGTTGACAATCGTGAATGAATCGCCTTCGCGAACTACCTTGGCCTGCAGTTTTGAGACCCAGAAACCGTGCACCGGAACGTTGACGAACTCCGACTTGCCCAGCGTCGTGGTCTCCTCGGCCAACCGGAACTTCTTCTTGTTGCCCGCCATCGCCACCAGGACCGAACCGCCTAGTTCTGCCGCCACTTCCTTGTCCTGCTGATCGCGCACCACCAATTCCTTCTGCCGGCGCGTGCTCAAAACCATCGTTCCTTCCATGTCCGACATCTTCTTCGCCGGCTGGGCTTCACGA
This window of the Candidatus Zixiibacteriota bacterium genome carries:
- a CDS encoding FHA domain-containing protein, which produces MPEIIVKFGEKVIERVVTEKERISIGRTSDNDIVLDNRGVSRKHAQIEFSEQGALIIDNDSLNGTFVNHRKVNEHYLQDQDTITIGKFDLVYNREAQPAKKMSDMEGTMVLSTRRQKELVVRDQQDKEVAAELGGSVLVAMAGNKKKFRLAEETTTLGKSEFVNVPVHGFWVSKLQAKVVREGDSFTIVNVGHGGKTKVNGEAINTATLKNGDIVEVGKSVFRFIEG
- a CDS encoding metallophosphoesterase family protein → MKVALISDVHGNLEALTAVLEDIHKQSRADEIFFLGDAVGYGANPNEVLRLIKAECRVKIMGNHDYSALGLLDTSDFNAYARSAITFTASVLDSESVGVLSSFKLKDTHGDMFLVHATPEQPEAWNYCLSLGEADRQFQHFEERICFLGHSHKPIVYARNFAGEAYSIGGREIDLEKEYRYIINTGSVGQPRDGDPRACYVVLDADAGRISYRRVEYDLAAAQAKMAAVDLPEFLIERLASGK